The DNA window CAAGCTTAAAGATCTCGGTACATCCATTTCAGCCGTTTCAGCAGCCCAAGAAAGGAGAAAAGCTGCACCTACAACAGCCATTCCAGCTATAAAAGCTTCAAAAGGCGGAGAATATTTAATCCCGACAAAAAATGAAATTAGCCAAGGAAAGGTCGTGAAAACCGCTAAAGCCACAAAAACTTTTTCTTTCAAATAACGCATGAAATTTGAAGGATACGCTGTCTTTTAAATTTTACCCGAACATTTTTATCTTTATTATTCAAAAGCTTTTACCGTGAGGAGATACAAATTTCCCAGAGGAATGCGCCCTTCCTTGCTTGAAGAAAGAGAGGAATTCTACAAGAACGAATTCGATCTTAAACTTTGCGAAGAGTGGCTGAGCTGGAGAGACATAATGAATACAGCTTTTGCTGTTATAGTTGGTAGGCATACGGACATATATCCTCCCGAATACGAGAGAGTGAAGAAGAAAGCCTTGATAATAGACGAGCATTCCGGAATGAAAGACGTGCTTGAGTACATTCTCCAGTACCTTCCAGAGGGGGTTTACTATGACAGAAACGTTTACAAGGACTTGAAGAAATGCGTGAGCTGTCCCAAAGCTTACAAAGACTGCTGGGACTGCGAAAACTTTCTCGGGCAAGAGCTGGCTTTCGATGTCGATCCGGAAAACATCCCCTGCCCTTACCACGGAACAGTAAAGGAGAAGATGGAAAGGCATCAGGGTTTGAGCTTCTGCATGATAGAATTCAGAAAAGCGAGAAAGTACGCTTGGAGAATCTACGAGGACATGAAGGAGGAATTTAAGGAGGTTAGAATGGTCTATTCCGGAAGGGGATTTCACGTCCACGTAATCGACGAAA is part of the Ferroglobus placidus DSM 10642 genome and encodes:
- a CDS encoding bifunctional DNA primase/polymerase; amino-acid sequence: MRRYKFPRGMRPSLLEEREEFYKNEFDLKLCEEWLSWRDIMNTAFAVIVGRHTDIYPPEYERVKKKALIIDEHSGMKDVLEYILQYLPEGVYYDRNVYKDLKKCVSCPKAYKDCWDCENFLGQELAFDVDPENIPCPYHGTVKEKMERHQGLSFCMIEFRKARKYAWRIYEDMKEEFKEVRMVYSGRGFHVHVIDEKAMRMSKKEREELAKVYSSYGIDEWVTNGEMRLIRLPYSLNGLVSRVCIPLSEEDRRFDPRYDERAIPKFLKK